One part of the Lysobacterales bacterium genome encodes these proteins:
- a CDS encoding GGDEF domain-containing protein yields MLDWLTLDARTLLQVSLLLVLLNAAAFALLLPSLADELKPSARSWGLGIALQWLGGAVFAHEVELAAYLPASALTAFAHLAALAGMSLYVHALRRFNGLGFHWTQALPGLVCGLAIVAATALDSGLAPRILFTSLGLAVLLVMGLRLLSTDTPLAPRVSRRVLRFALATLALAVTVRAVHVLIEPPQVSALVDIGRGPLVLQLLLMCALPLVGTSAFFAMCSERVRLGWESAASTDFLTGLPNRRSLVEAAQQAIRQTRARGGRLTLAILDVDHFKRLNDRFGHAAGDLALKHLGSRLRALCGEHEMPARAGGEEFCLLSRDSAPEAVAQLLTGLQRSLLDAPFEWEGEQVVLSFSAGIAGLEADDGGFDSLLGRADQALYAAKQQGRQRVVVARPAGLQAAALAWDPA; encoded by the coding sequence CAGTGCACGCAGCTGGGGCTTGGGGATCGCGCTGCAGTGGCTGGGCGGCGCCGTGTTCGCTCACGAAGTCGAGCTGGCCGCCTACTTGCCGGCCTCGGCGCTGACCGCTTTTGCTCATCTCGCTGCCTTGGCGGGAATGAGCCTCTACGTGCATGCATTGCGACGCTTCAACGGGCTCGGCTTCCACTGGACGCAGGCGCTGCCCGGCCTTGTCTGCGGCCTCGCCATCGTGGCCGCCACGGCGCTCGACAGCGGGCTGGCGCCGCGCATTCTGTTCACCTCGCTGGGCCTCGCCGTGCTGCTGGTGATGGGCCTGCGCCTGCTCAGCACGGACACGCCGCTGGCCCCACGGGTCAGCCGCCGCGTGCTGCGCTTCGCGCTGGCAACGCTTGCGCTGGCCGTGACGGTGCGGGCCGTCCACGTGCTGATCGAGCCGCCGCAGGTGTCCGCGCTGGTCGACATCGGACGCGGCCCCTTGGTACTGCAGCTGCTGCTGATGTGCGCCCTGCCACTGGTGGGCACCAGCGCCTTCTTCGCGATGTGCTCGGAGCGCGTGCGCCTCGGCTGGGAGTCAGCCGCCTCCACCGATTTCCTGACCGGCCTGCCGAACCGGCGCAGCCTTGTCGAAGCCGCGCAGCAGGCGATCCGCCAGACGCGAGCGCGCGGCGGCAGGCTGACGCTGGCGATCCTCGATGTCGACCACTTCAAACGCTTGAACGACCGTTTCGGCCATGCCGCCGGTGATCTCGCCCTCAAGCATCTGGGCAGCCGTTTGCGAGCGCTCTGCGGCGAGCACGAGATGCCGGCGCGCGCGGGCGGCGAGGAGTTCTGCCTGCTGTCGCGCGACAGTGCACCCGAGGCAGTGGCGCAGCTGCTGACCGGTCTGCAGCGCAGCCTGCTCGATGCGCCGTTCGAATGGGAAGGTGAGCAGGTGGTGCTCAGCTTTTCCGCGGGCATAGCCGGGCTTGAGGCTGACGACGGTGGATTCGACAGTCTGCTCGGACGCGCCGACCAGGCGCTGTACGCCGCCAAGCAGCAGGGCCGTCAGCGTGTGGTGGTCGCACGGCCGGCGGGCCTGCAGGCGGCTGCACTGGCCTGGGATCCAGCATGA
- a CDS encoding CoA-binding protein has translation MSALPEQPGDSALRDWLRGMRRIAVLGIKTAAASAQPAYYVPESLQRAGIDIVPVPVYYPEATEILGAPVYRRLQDVPGRLDLVCVFRRPQDLAAHLDDILAARPQGVWLQSGIRDDAFAAQLRAAGIDVVQDRCLMVEHRRLIAVG, from the coding sequence ATGAGCGCTCTGCCCGAACAGCCCGGCGATAGCGCCCTGCGCGACTGGCTGCGCGGTATGCGCCGTATCGCGGTGCTCGGCATCAAGACGGCAGCGGCCTCGGCGCAGCCGGCCTACTACGTTCCCGAGTCCCTGCAGCGGGCGGGCATCGACATCGTTCCTGTGCCGGTCTACTACCCGGAGGCCACCGAAATTCTCGGCGCACCGGTGTATCGGCGTCTGCAGGACGTTCCCGGTCGCCTCGATCTGGTCTGCGTGTTTCGTCGTCCACAGGACCTCGCCGCGCATCTCGACGACATCCTCGCCGCCCGGCCGCAGGGCGTCTGGCTGCAGTCGGGCATCCGCGACGACGCCTTCGCCGCGCAGCTGCGTGCCGCAGGCATCGATGTCGTGCAGGACCGCTGTCTGATGGTCGAGCACCGGCGCTTGATCGCTGTGGGCTAG
- a CDS encoding putative DNA-binding domain-containing protein: MPAAPETLRQQQLALAHWIRDPANQTPPPGIEPRRLQVYRELIRNTVAGLLSSQFPVIRRLRGEAFWNALMDDFIREHRAQTPLFPEVGQEFIAYLSARAEAGRGDPPFLPELAHYEWAELGIALSDANEDPASIDPQGDLMQGVPVLSPQAWPLAYVWPVDRLRPEHQPDAPPAEPTLLLLQRAADHSVRFARLDPLGFALLEQIRSAPDTGLALVQRLAVAWGLEADALIAPAAALLAAMRERGAVLGTRRLG, encoded by the coding sequence ATGCCCGCCGCGCCTGAGACCCTGCGCCAGCAGCAACTGGCGTTGGCGCACTGGATCCGCGATCCCGCCAACCAAACGCCGCCACCGGGCATCGAACCGCGCCGGCTGCAGGTCTATCGCGAGTTGATCCGCAACACCGTGGCCGGGCTGCTCAGCAGCCAGTTTCCGGTGATCCGCCGCCTGCGCGGCGAAGCGTTCTGGAACGCGCTGATGGACGATTTCATTCGCGAGCACCGCGCGCAGACGCCGCTGTTTCCGGAAGTGGGCCAGGAGTTCATCGCGTATCTGTCGGCACGCGCTGAGGCCGGCCGCGGCGACCCGCCCTTCCTGCCTGAGCTGGCGCACTACGAGTGGGCCGAGCTGGGCATCGCGCTGTCCGATGCGAACGAAGACCCCGCAAGCATCGACCCGCAGGGCGACCTGATGCAGGGCGTGCCGGTGCTGTCACCGCAGGCCTGGCCGCTGGCCTATGTGTGGCCAGTCGACCGCCTGCGTCCCGAGCACCAGCCGGATGCCCCGCCCGCTGAACCGACCCTGCTGCTGCTGCAGCGCGCGGCCGACCACAGCGTGAGGTTCGCGCGTCTCGATCCTCTCGGCTTTGCCTTGCTGGAGCAGATCCGCAGCGCGCCGGACACCGGCCTGGCCCTGGTGCAGCGCTTGGCCGTCGCCTGGGGCCTGGAGGCCGACGCGCTGATCGCGCCGGCCGCCGCCCTGCTCGCAGCGATGCGCGAGCGCGGGGCGGTGTTGGGGACGCGGCGCCTGGGCTGA
- a CDS encoding DUF692 domain-containing protein, with product MDALSLCGLGLRRPLLDELLALPPGRVGFLELAPDNWIGVGGKRREALDALRERFPISAHGLSLSLGGPEPFDTGYLKRLRAFLDALGCPLYSEHLSYCSDEGQLYDLLPLPFTEEAVRHVAARIGEVQDALGRRIAIENISYYAAPYQAMAEIDFLRAVLDEADCDLLLDVNNIHVNSINHSYDALAFLHALPAERVASLHVAGHYVEAPDLIIDTHGAAVIDPVWALLDAAYAHCGLKPTLLERDFNFPPMHELLTEVDRIAAIQHAYRERTEPAHARRA from the coding sequence ATGGATGCGCTGTCGCTATGCGGCTTGGGCCTGCGCCGCCCGCTGCTGGACGAGCTTCTGGCCCTGCCGCCGGGTCGCGTCGGCTTTCTTGAGCTGGCGCCGGACAACTGGATCGGGGTGGGCGGCAAGCGGCGCGAGGCCCTGGATGCGCTGCGCGAGCGCTTCCCGATCTCGGCCCATGGCCTCAGCCTCTCGCTGGGCGGGCCCGAGCCTTTCGACACGGGCTACCTCAAGCGTCTGCGCGCGTTTCTCGATGCGCTGGGCTGCCCGCTGTACAGCGAGCACCTGAGCTACTGCAGCGACGAGGGCCAGCTCTACGACCTGCTGCCGCTGCCCTTCACCGAGGAAGCGGTGCGTCATGTCGCCGCGCGCATCGGTGAGGTGCAGGACGCGCTGGGTCGGCGCATCGCGATCGAGAACATCAGCTACTACGCGGCGCCCTATCAGGCCATGGCCGAGATCGACTTCCTCCGCGCCGTGCTGGATGAGGCCGACTGCGATCTGCTGCTGGACGTGAACAATATCCACGTCAACAGCATCAACCACAGCTACGACGCGCTCGCCTTCCTGCACGCGCTGCCGGCCGAACGCGTGGCGAGCCTGCATGTGGCCGGCCACTACGTCGAAGCGCCGGATCTGATCATCGACACCCACGGCGCCGCCGTGATCGATCCCGTCTGGGCCCTGCTGGACGCGGCCTATGCGCACTGCGGGCTGAAGCCGACCCTGCTGGAGCGCGACTTCAACTTCCCGCCGATGCATGAACTGCTGACCGAAGTCGACCGCATTGCGGCGATCCAGCATGCATACCGCGAGCGCACCGAGCCTGCCCATGCCCGCCGCGCCTGA
- a CDS encoding sigma-70 family RNA polymerase sigma factor: MNRLGDEDFQRAYRYAIALTGEREQAYDVVHTAVTQWLSAATAAVENPLAYFLRIVRNTFLADQRRASQMRWSPIEDAEAVIPADLRALEDVQLERAWLERVWGDFTAAEREVLFLWAVEGYTVDEISAQTGAPRGTLLARMHRLRKKFAGDADGARAGGMA, from the coding sequence ATGAACCGGCTGGGCGACGAGGATTTCCAGCGCGCCTACCGCTACGCGATCGCCCTGACCGGCGAGCGCGAGCAGGCCTACGACGTGGTGCACACGGCCGTGACCCAGTGGCTGAGCGCAGCCACCGCCGCCGTCGAGAATCCCTTGGCCTACTTCCTGCGCATCGTGCGCAACACCTTTCTCGCCGACCAGCGCCGCGCCTCGCAGATGCGCTGGAGCCCGATCGAAGACGCTGAAGCGGTGATCCCGGCCGACCTGCGTGCGCTGGAAGATGTGCAGCTGGAGCGGGCCTGGCTGGAGCGGGTCTGGGGCGACTTCACCGCCGCCGAACGCGAGGTACTGTTCCTGTGGGCCGTCGAGGGCTACACCGTGGATGAGATCAGCGCGCAGACCGGTGCCCCGCGCGGCACTCTGCTGGCGCGCATGCATCGACTGCGCAAGAAGTTTGCCGGCGACGCCGACGGCGCGCGGGCGGGAGGCATGGCATGA
- a CDS encoding DoxX family protein, protein MTPIHTLPGALRARLDGLAPWLAPLGLRLILAYEFGEAGLEKLRGENWFTGVQSKFPFPFNHVDPELSWWLATWAELGAAALLVAGLFTRFAAYSLLVLSFVATAAVHWPADWSSLAQLWQGYAIRNSGAGNFKLPMLFALMLLPLVLGGGGRLSVDALIARALPAAGAARVDRVAWALAGLGLGLPIAMLFPTLGLGLMALGAVLAVLACGGFWRELRQG, encoded by the coding sequence ATGACCCCAATCCACACGCTTCCCGGCGCCCTGCGCGCACGACTCGATGGCCTGGCGCCCTGGCTGGCGCCGCTCGGCCTGCGCCTGATCCTCGCCTACGAGTTCGGCGAGGCAGGGCTGGAAAAGCTGCGCGGCGAAAACTGGTTTACCGGCGTCCAGTCGAAGTTTCCGTTTCCCTTCAACCACGTCGATCCGGAGCTGAGCTGGTGGCTCGCCACCTGGGCCGAACTGGGCGCGGCCGCGCTGTTGGTGGCCGGCCTGTTCACCCGCTTCGCCGCCTACAGCCTGCTGGTGCTGAGCTTCGTCGCCACCGCCGCGGTGCACTGGCCGGCGGACTGGAGCTCACTGGCCCAGCTGTGGCAGGGCTATGCGATCCGCAACAGCGGCGCCGGCAACTTCAAGCTGCCGATGCTGTTCGCGCTGATGCTGCTGCCGCTGGTGCTGGGCGGCGGGGGTCGGTTGAGTGTCGATGCGCTGATCGCGCGCGCTCTGCCGGCAGCGGGTGCTGCGCGTGTGGACCGCGTCGCCTGGGCACTGGCCGGGCTCGGCCTGGGCCTGCCGATCGCCATGCTGTTTCCGACGCTGGGTCTGGGCCTGATGGCGCTGGGCGCGGTGCTGGCCGTGCTGGCGTGTGGCGGCTTCTGGCGTGAGCTGAGGCAGGGCTGA
- a CDS encoding exo-alpha-sialidase codes for MVRTHLAAQFLSVFGAGLALAEPARLTPIELPIEASALTPHVVADAAKQRFLLSWQERLPEGCARLQVATLSMAGELGETREVARGCDWFVNWADHPQIAVADNGGWWAFWLQKEGAGTYHYGIRVAHSQDEGATWSAPITPHDDGTLSEHGFVSMAPDGADRMRLIWLDGRHAAASHPAETDLQEGHGAHEGAMSLRAAVLDARGAIGEGVELDARTCSCCWTALLRRPDGSHLAAWRDRSEHEIRDIALATRDRSGWQVSGLVHADNWKIQACPVNGPALAQHDARVFAAWSTMPNASEMAVRLRVLGAEATPMRVEQGPAVLGRVDAEAFDGGVLLSWLGAGAPGESVLRLGLFDAELSERQRIDVAALPAGRGIGVPRLAALGQIAVLAWTEPNGAAAAGAPAPTRLRAVRLSVGDD; via the coding sequence GTGGTACGAACTCACCTGGCAGCGCAGTTTCTGAGTGTGTTCGGCGCGGGGCTTGCCCTCGCCGAGCCCGCCCGGCTGACGCCGATCGAGCTGCCGATCGAAGCCTCGGCGCTGACCCCGCATGTGGTCGCCGACGCTGCCAAGCAGCGCTTCCTGCTGAGCTGGCAGGAGCGTCTGCCGGAAGGCTGCGCGCGCCTGCAGGTCGCAACGCTGTCGATGGCCGGCGAACTGGGCGAAACCCGCGAAGTCGCGCGCGGCTGCGACTGGTTCGTCAACTGGGCCGACCACCCGCAGATCGCGGTCGCCGACAACGGCGGCTGGTGGGCGTTCTGGCTGCAGAAGGAGGGCGCGGGCACCTACCACTACGGCATCCGCGTTGCCCACTCGCAGGATGAAGGTGCGACCTGGTCCGCGCCGATCACCCCGCATGACGACGGCACGCTGAGCGAGCACGGCTTCGTGTCGATGGCGCCGGACGGTGCTGACCGCATGCGCCTGATCTGGCTGGACGGACGCCACGCCGCGGCCTCGCACCCGGCCGAGACCGATCTGCAGGAGGGCCACGGCGCCCACGAAGGCGCGATGAGCCTGCGTGCTGCCGTGCTCGACGCCCGCGGTGCGATCGGTGAGGGCGTGGAGCTCGACGCGCGCACCTGCTCCTGCTGCTGGACCGCCCTGCTGCGCCGGCCCGACGGCAGCCATCTCGCCGCCTGGCGCGACCGCAGCGAGCACGAGATCCGCGACATTGCGCTGGCCACGCGCGATCGCAGCGGCTGGCAGGTGAGCGGCCTGGTCCATGCCGACAACTGGAAGATCCAGGCCTGCCCGGTCAACGGGCCGGCCTTGGCCCAGCACGATGCGCGCGTGTTCGCCGCCTGGTCGACCATGCCGAATGCAAGTGAGATGGCGGTGCGGTTGCGCGTGCTCGGGGCAGAGGCGACGCCCATGCGCGTCGAGCAAGGGCCCGCGGTGCTCGGCCGCGTCGACGCCGAGGCCTTCGACGGCGGCGTGCTGCTGAGCTGGCTCGGCGCGGGCGCACCGGGCGAGAGCGTGCTGCGGCTGGGCCTGTTCGATGCTGAACTCAGCGAGCGCCAGCGCATCGATGTGGCTGCCCTGCCGGCAGGCCGCGGCATCGGCGTGCCGCGTCTGGCCGCACTCGGGCAGATCGCCGTGCTGGCCTGGACCGAGCCGAACGGCGCTGCCGCCGCAGGCGCCCCGGCGCCCACCCGTCTGCGCGCGGTGCGGCTCAGCGTGGGCGATGACTGA
- a CDS encoding TonB-dependent receptor: MLHRPRSTPLCSLSCAVLMALALSATASAQAAVGMELASAAKLDEVEVKGAAPTPLKRAARAASRLDVPLLQQPISADVIDADSLRARSDASFNEALEQAPGLVPAYSFGVINLSGRGFSGVFNSPILFDGVRYPGWQVTPRLTLNYQQVEVLRGPAALTAGQGSVAGAINLVPRRADGRAGSNVYLGYGRYGTTTAALGSGGSVAGGGLAWRLDASHQQSGERGSFGYARDTSFEFRHINAELAAPVSDSLRLSLAFEHFLDDGEGYFGTPLIDGRIDPSLRDLNYNVIDDAVRMDVDWLRARAEWQPSDGLRASLVLFGNAEDRYYRNAEVNTWQPATGLIRRSDYLEVSHDQNLRGAVADVAWSHTLFGRAHQLVFGLQVDRNDHDRSSDSPFRYTDTVDLRNPVRGVYTSLDTFQPRTATDIAQRSAFVESALDLAPRWRLITGLRHDRSEVDSLNVVSGVRFDKRYSAGSYRLGLTFSPSEQTTLYGSLATSSEAPAQITTLGLANASFDLTDSEQIELGVKHSGARVDWTLALYDIARTNLLSRDPENPNRLIQVGEQAARGVEASLRMPLGERLRVEASAALLDAKFERFDEVVGGVAISRRGNDPVAVPERIGTLWAFYSASPTLELGLGLRGVGESAANTTNTVYLPGYATVDALLRYDAPLGRFSLRLRNLDDRVYATRPYGAGQFMLGEPRWYELTWQRSF, from the coding sequence ATGCTTCATCGGCCCCGTTCGACCCCGCTGTGTTCATTGTCCTGCGCCGTACTGATGGCGCTCGCGCTGTCCGCTACCGCCAGCGCCCAGGCCGCCGTCGGCATGGAGCTGGCGTCGGCCGCCAAGCTCGACGAGGTCGAAGTGAAGGGCGCAGCGCCCACCCCGCTGAAGCGCGCCGCGCGGGCCGCCTCGCGCCTCGATGTACCGCTTCTTCAACAGCCCATTTCGGCCGATGTGATCGACGCCGACAGCCTGCGCGCGCGCAGCGACGCCAGCTTCAACGAGGCTCTGGAGCAGGCGCCCGGGCTGGTGCCGGCCTACAGCTTTGGCGTGATCAACCTCAGCGGGCGCGGTTTCTCCGGCGTGTTCAACTCGCCGATCCTGTTCGACGGCGTGCGCTATCCGGGCTGGCAGGTGACGCCGCGACTGACCCTGAACTACCAGCAGGTCGAAGTGCTGCGCGGCCCGGCAGCGCTCACCGCGGGCCAGGGCTCGGTGGCCGGTGCGATCAATCTGGTGCCGCGGCGCGCCGACGGCCGCGCGGGCTCGAACGTGTATCTGGGCTACGGCCGCTACGGCACGACGACAGCGGCGCTGGGCAGCGGCGGCAGCGTGGCCGGCGGCGGGCTGGCCTGGCGGCTCGATGCCAGCCATCAGCAGTCGGGCGAGCGCGGCAGCTTCGGCTATGCGCGCGACACCAGCTTCGAGTTCCGCCACATCAATGCCGAGCTGGCTGCGCCGGTCAGCGACTCCCTGCGCCTGAGCCTCGCTTTCGAGCATTTCCTCGACGATGGCGAAGGCTATTTCGGTACGCCGCTGATCGATGGCCGCATCGATCCCAGCCTGCGCGACCTCAACTACAACGTCATCGATGACGCCGTCCGAATGGACGTCGACTGGCTGCGCGCGCGCGCCGAGTGGCAGCCCAGCGACGGCCTGCGCGCCTCGCTGGTGCTGTTCGGCAACGCCGAGGACCGCTACTACCGCAATGCCGAGGTCAACACCTGGCAGCCGGCGACCGGCCTGATCCGCCGCAGCGACTACCTGGAGGTCAGCCACGACCAGAACCTGCGCGGTGCGGTCGCCGATGTCGCCTGGTCGCACACGCTGTTCGGCCGCGCGCATCAGCTGGTGTTCGGCCTGCAGGTCGATCGCAACGATCACGACCGCAGCAGCGACAGCCCGTTCCGCTACACCGACACGGTCGATCTGCGGAACCCGGTGCGCGGCGTCTATACCAGCCTCGACACCTTCCAGCCGCGCACCGCCACCGACATCGCGCAGCGCTCCGCCTTCGTCGAGAGCGCGCTCGATCTCGCCCCGCGCTGGCGCCTGATCACCGGCCTGCGACACGACCGCAGCGAGGTCGACTCGCTCAACGTGGTCAGCGGTGTGCGCTTCGACAAGCGCTACAGCGCCGGCAGCTATCGGCTCGGTCTCACCTTCAGCCCGAGCGAGCAGACCACGCTGTACGGCTCGCTCGCGACCTCCAGCGAAGCGCCGGCGCAGATCACCACCCTGGGGCTGGCGAACGCGAGCTTCGACCTCACCGACAGCGAGCAGATCGAGCTGGGCGTGAAGCACAGCGGCGCGCGCGTCGACTGGACGCTGGCGCTGTACGACATCGCCCGCACCAACCTGCTGAGCCGCGATCCCGAGAACCCGAACCGGCTGATCCAGGTCGGCGAGCAGGCCGCCCGCGGCGTCGAGGCCAGCCTGCGGATGCCGCTGGGCGAGCGCCTGCGCGTCGAGGCCAGCGCCGCCCTGCTGGACGCGAAGTTCGAACGCTTCGACGAGGTGGTCGGCGGCGTTGCCATCTCGCGCCGCGGCAACGATCCCGTCGCCGTGCCGGAGCGCATTGGAACCCTGTGGGCGTTCTACAGCGCAAGCCCGACACTCGAGCTGGGCCTCGGCCTGCGCGGCGTCGGCGAAAGCGCGGCGAACACCACCAACACGGTGTATCTGCCGGGCTATGCCACGGTCGATGCCCTGCTTCGCTACGATGCGCCGCTGGGCCGCTTCAGCCTGCGCCTGCGCAATCTCGACGATCGCGTCTACGCCACGCGCCCCTACGGCGCCGGCCAATTCATGCTGGGAGAACCGCGGTGGTACGAACTCACCTGGCAGCGCAGTTTCTGA
- a CDS encoding glycosyltransferase, which translates to MSQSACDTLFRRALTSQVQPRLSIVIPLGPGEIAWRSLLSDLQTLPVDVELLLVGVDAAPAELDARAGALAGRLRWLRAPRGRAVQQNAAAATARGDWLCFLHADSRLDAGAVRALAALAQRPAALYYFDLGFFDGPALLRLNAFGANLRSRLFGLPFGDQGLSLPRSDFQRLGGFDERLPRAEDHALVWAAHRAKLPVRALGARVRTSGRRYAEFGWLRTTLRFLALSWTQARAFSKDGRA; encoded by the coding sequence ATGTCGCAGTCAGCGTGCGACACCCTGTTCCGCAGAGCGTTGACTTCCCAGGTGCAGCCTCGACTTTCCATCGTCATTCCGCTCGGCCCGGGTGAGATCGCCTGGCGCAGCCTGCTGAGCGATCTGCAGACTTTGCCGGTGGATGTGGAGCTGCTGCTGGTGGGCGTGGACGCCGCCCCCGCCGAGCTGGATGCGCGCGCGGGCGCCCTGGCGGGGCGTCTGCGCTGGCTGCGTGCGCCGCGCGGGCGCGCTGTCCAGCAGAACGCGGCCGCGGCCACGGCGCGCGGCGACTGGCTGTGCTTTCTGCACGCCGACTCGCGGCTCGATGCCGGCGCCGTACGCGCGCTGGCCGCGCTGGCCCAGCGCCCGGCCGCGCTCTACTACTTCGACCTCGGCTTTTTCGATGGCCCCGCGCTGCTGCGCTTGAACGCGTTCGGCGCCAACCTGCGCTCGCGACTGTTTGGCCTGCCCTTCGGCGATCAGGGCCTGAGCCTGCCGCGCTCGGACTTCCAGCGGCTCGGTGGCTTCGACGAGCGCCTGCCGCGCGCCGAGGATCACGCCCTGGTGTGGGCGGCGCATCGCGCGAAGCTGCCGGTGCGCGCCCTGGGCGCACGGGTGCGCACCAGCGGCCGTCGCTACGCCGAGTTCGGCTGGCTGCGCACCACCCTGCGCTTTCTCGCGCTCAGCTGGACGCAGGCGCGCGCCTTCTCGAAGGACGGGCGCGCATGA
- a CDS encoding glycosyltransferase, which translates to MSVGALAVFVKTPGLSPVKTRLARAIGSAAAERLYLACADAVSELLQRFARESGLRCFLAIAEDDSLAPAFWAARGGLEWMPQGEGGLGARMARVHHRLVREHGFGILIGADLPQLRREHLQRAAGWLRASPARQVIGPAEDGGFWLYGGNRTAPEVLWESVTYSQPRTGSEFRAALANFGDWLDLPALCDLDTPEDLQCLAQALRVLPEPLPAQRRVLDEIERLLESTRHA; encoded by the coding sequence ATGAGCGTCGGCGCGCTGGCCGTCTTCGTGAAGACGCCCGGACTCTCGCCGGTGAAGACCCGGCTGGCGCGTGCGATCGGCAGCGCTGCGGCCGAGCGCCTGTACCTTGCCTGCGCCGACGCGGTCTCCGAGCTGCTGCAGCGCTTTGCCCGCGAGAGCGGCCTGCGCTGCTTCTTGGCCATCGCTGAAGACGACAGCCTGGCGCCGGCTTTCTGGGCCGCGCGCGGCGGGCTCGAGTGGATGCCGCAGGGCGAGGGCGGCCTCGGTGCGCGCATGGCCCGCGTGCACCACCGGCTGGTGCGCGAGCATGGCTTCGGCATTCTGATCGGCGCCGATCTGCCCCAGCTCAGGCGCGAGCACCTGCAGCGCGCCGCCGGCTGGCTGCGCGCGTCGCCGGCGCGACAGGTCATCGGCCCAGCGGAAGACGGCGGCTTCTGGCTCTACGGCGGCAATCGAACGGCCCCCGAAGTGCTCTGGGAAAGCGTGACCTACAGCCAGCCGCGCACCGGCAGCGAGTTCCGCGCGGCGCTGGCGAACTTTGGCGACTGGCTGGACCTGCCCGCGCTCTGCGATCTCGACACGCCGGAGGATCTGCAGTGCCTCGCCCAGGCGCTGCGTGTGCTGCCCGAGCCGCTGCCCGCGCAGCGGCGCGTGCTGGATGAAATCGAACGCCTGCTGGAGTCGACGCGTCATGCCTGA
- a CDS encoding sterol desaturase family protein — translation MVANEGPLRLAAFAGVLALLLVLQWLRPLRGDGRGQRRQATNLLLIALDTVLLRLAFPVLAVGLALQLESQHVGLLPRLGLPFWLDCLLAVVLFDLAIYWQHRWMHVVPLLWRLHRLHHSDTGFDVTTGLRFHPFEMALSLVYKLAVLTALGAPALAVLVFELLLSVGALFTHADFALPPALDRRLRWLLVTPSMHRIHHSTWQPETDSNYGFHLSLWDRLFGSYRAQPRAPEASMPIGLEYFRSTREQTLYSLLLQPFRPQSSSEHEPHA, via the coding sequence CTGGTGGCGAACGAGGGCCCTCTGCGGCTCGCTGCCTTTGCTGGCGTTCTCGCCCTGCTGCTGGTGCTGCAGTGGCTGCGGCCCCTGCGCGGCGACGGCCGCGGACAGCGCCGGCAGGCCACCAATCTGCTGCTGATCGCGCTCGACACCGTGCTGCTGCGGCTGGCCTTTCCCGTGCTCGCGGTGGGCCTGGCCCTGCAGCTGGAATCGCAGCATGTCGGCCTGCTGCCGCGGCTGGGCCTGCCGTTCTGGCTCGACTGCCTGCTGGCCGTAGTGCTGTTCGATCTCGCGATCTACTGGCAGCATCGGTGGATGCACGTCGTGCCGCTGCTGTGGCGCCTGCATCGCCTGCACCACAGTGACACCGGCTTCGACGTCACCACCGGGCTGCGCTTCCACCCGTTCGAGATGGCGCTGTCGCTGGTCTACAAGCTGGCCGTGCTCACCGCCCTCGGCGCGCCGGCGCTGGCGGTGCTGGTGTTCGAGCTGCTGCTGTCGGTGGGCGCGCTGTTCACCCATGCCGATTTCGCCCTGCCGCCCGCGCTGGACCGCCGCCTGCGCTGGCTGCTGGTGACGCCGTCCATGCACCGCATCCACCATTCGACCTGGCAGCCCGAAACCGACAGCAACTACGGCTTCCATCTGTCGCTGTGGGACCGCCTGTTCGGCAGCTACCGCGCGCAGCCGCGAGCGCCGGAGGCGAGCATGCCGATCGGCCTCGAGTACTTCCGTTCGACCCGCGAACAGACGCTTTACAGCCTGCTGCTGCAGCCCTTCCGGCCGCAGTCTTCTTCGGAGCACGAACCGCATGCGTGA